The following coding sequences are from one Venturia canescens isolate UGA chromosome 5, ASM1945775v1, whole genome shotgun sequence window:
- the LOC122410585 gene encoding apoptosis-resistant E3 ubiquitin protein ligase 1 isoform X4, whose translation MPNNKKHASRDKDFFVDEISSIGMSLRPSGSASSGISSLASCGEVEALPELPPQDEERLQRAARLLQQRLVLRQWLTDHGLNVHYQKLMQMEVVSLEDVYGVQDNEVRGVLGKDLQRWIQARQTLPTSKDILEALKADLWSSVVKNSQHQDAWTWGGMLVVSVSVAGLVTLAAMTQPALAPEAKHSLLQYVTGKYLLPSNCRVHFEWEEPQLVGETMTFTVKFYQRNGQPYPICDKDNLIVEVTEGARRVATLIELGGTDPLAANTAVVKFTVRHAGQYRIAVLIGSCHVHGSPFLKTFLPGPPDPNKTVFVRQSSTVVCTAGIAHSMTIEPRDEYDNLCLFGSGEEPTDGYHVNITRIGSTCEEGLQPEGCTISLEYDCPNQRIRLKVGFPKGGCYHATVSLSGLQLHNGDFDIIVLEGPVARMVHNNVASKDPDICYAAKLLGMQGEKFSKPKKVFCFISPKQLTIKEYLLKFIPKRLVTFRLCPSTKFHFESWSNQHEGYDSFSIDDGCQPPIQLISHYRDVIAATFTLFLLKNIGGSETFADKQDFFYHEVRKHHQKHYHEKLSMKVQRDKLLESSMKATKGFSVSEWCRNFEITFQGEQGVDWGGVRREWFELICASLFDAGNGLFASFGESQQALVHPNNKRPPNLKLKHYEFAGRIVGKCLYESALGGSYRQLVRARFTRSFLAQIIGLRVHYKYFEQDDPDLYLSKVKYILENDVEEMELYFVEEEYDKDGQLLKVAELIPGGSKLRVTNDTKLRYLDALAQHRLASSIRNEVDHFLRGLNDLIPDNLLGIFDENELELLLCGTGEYSVADLRAHHIVNGSSPEFLRVLDWYWTAVSNFTQEEMARLLQFTTGCSQLPPGGFQQLSPRFQITAAPTFANLPTAHTCFNQLCLPDYECYDHFERALLLAISEGTEGFGMI comes from the exons ATGCCGAATAATAAAAAGCACGCGAGTCGCGACAAGGATTTTTTCGTCGATGAAATATCGTCGATCGGTATGTCCCTGCGACCCAGCGGCAGTGCCTCGTCCG GAATCTCGAGTCTGGCGAGTTGCGGGGAGGTCGAGGCGCTGCCCGAGCTACCACCGCAGGATGAGGAACGTCTGCAACGAGCGGCAAGATTGTTGCAACAGAGGCTGGTTTTACGACAGTGGTTAACGGATCACGGTCTCAATGTTCATTATCAAAA GCTGATGCAAATGGAAGTAGTATCTCTTGAAGACGTTTACGGGGTGCAAGATAACGAGGTACGCGGTGTACTTGGAAAGGACTTGCAGCGATGGATCCAGGCTCGACAGACGCTGCCCACTTCGAAGGACATTTTGGAAGCCCTCAAGGCTGATCTTTGGAGCTCGGTCGTTAAAAATAGTCAACACCAAGATGCCTGGACTTGGG GTGGAATGCTAGTGGTGTCGGTGTCGGTCGCGGGTTTGGTTACCCTTGCGGCTATGACACAGCCTGCCCTGGCCCCCGAAGCAAAACACTCGCTACTCCAGTACGTTACGGGAAAGTATTTGTTGCCCAGTAACTGCCGGGTACATTTCGAGTGGGAGGAGCCACAGTTGGTCGGTGAAACTATGACTTTCACCGTGAAG TTTTATCAACGCAACGGTCAACCCTATCCGATATGTGACAAGGACAATCTAATAGTGGAGGTTACGGAGGGAGCGCGAAGAGTGGCAACCCTCATTGAATTAGGAGGGACGGATCCTCTCGCTGCGAATACCGCGGTCGTAAAATTCACCGTACGTCATGCCGGACAGTACAGGATCGCGGTACTCATCGGCTCCTGTCACGTACACGGCAGTCCGTTCCTCAAAACTTTTCTTCCCG GACCCCCCGATCCCAATAAAACGGTGTTTGTACGACAGAGCTCGACGGTCGTTTGTACCGCTGGAATCGCACATTCCATGACTATAGAGCCCCGAGACGAGTACGATAATTTGTGCTTGTTTGGAAGCGGCGAAGAACCTACCGACGGATACCACGTCAATATAACTCGC ATTGGCAGTACTTGCGAGGAAGGACTACAACCGGAGGGATGCACGATAAGCCTCGAATACGATTGCCCGAACCAGAGGATTCGTCTTAAAGTTGGATTCCCGAAAGGGGGATGTTATCACGCCACCGTCAGTCTCTCAGGCCTACAACTACACAATGGAGATTTTGATATTATCGTCCTCGAGG GTCCCGTTGCGAGAATGGTTCACAACAACGTGGCTTCGAAAGACCCTGACATTTGTTACGCGGCCAAGCTACTCGGAATGCAAGGGGAAAAGTTTTCCAAGccgaaaaaagtattttgcttcatatccCCGAAACAGTTGACCATCAAGGAATACCTGCTCAAGTTTATACCGAAGAGACTCGTCACTTTTAGACTCTGTCCTTCGACCAAG TTCCATTTTGAGAGTTGGAGTAATCAACACGAGGGTTACGACTCGTTCTCGATAGACGACGGTTGCCAACCACCGATCCAACTCATATCTCACTATCGTGACGTTATCGCCGCTACCTTTActctatttttattgaaaaatattggaggAAGCGAAACTTTCGCGGACAAACAAGACTTCTTTTATCACGAAGTGAGGAAACACCATCAGAAGCACTATCACGAGAAGCTCTCGATGAAGGTTCAACGGGACAAACTCTTGGAATCG TCGATGAAGGCGACCAAAGGATTTTCCGTTAGCGAATGGtgtagaaattttgaaattactTTCCAAGGAGAACAAG GAGTCGACTGGGGCGGTGTAAGACGAGAATGGTTCGAGTTGATATGCGCCTCCCTCTTCGACGCCGGTAACGGTTTGTTCGCATCCTTCGGAGAATCCCAGCAGGCTCTGGTACATCCGAACAACAAAAGGCCCCCGAATTTGAAACTGAAACACTACGAATTCGCTGGTCGTATCGTAGGGAAGTGTCTCTACGAGTCTGCGCTCGGTGGTTCTTATCGGCAATTGGTACGAGCTCGTTTCACTCGTTCCTTTCTCGCTCAAATAATCGGCCTTAGAGTTCATTACAAATACTTCGAGCAAGACGATCCCGATCTTTACTTGAGCAAAGTAAAATACATACTGGAGAATGACGTCGAGGAAATGGAGCTGTATTTCGTCGAGGAGGAATACGACAAGGACGGCCAATTGTTGAAAGTCGCCGAGCTCATTCCAGGCGGTTCGAAACTTCGCGTTACCAATGATACGAAATTACGTTATCTCGATGCGCTCGCTCAACATCGTCTCGCCAGTTCTATACGCAACGAAGTCGATCATTTTCTACGTGGCCTCAACGATCTCATTCCTGACAACTTGTTGGGAATATTCGACGAGAACGAGCTCGAA TTATTATTGTGCGGAACTGGTGAATACAGCGTGGCTGATTTGCGAGCTCATCACATCGTAAACGGCAGCTCCCCGGAGTTTCTTCGTGTCCTCGATTGGTATTGGACAGCGGTTAGTAATTTTACACAAGAAGAAATGGCTCGATTGCTTCAATTTACAACGGGATGCTCGCAACTTCCGCCGGGTGGATTCCAACAACTGAGCCCGCGTTTCCAAATCACAGCGGCTCCGACTTTCGCCAATCTTCCAACCGCTCATACTTG TTTCAATCAACTATGCCTTCCGGATTACGAGTGTTACGATCACTTTGAAAGGGCGTTACTACTCGCCATCAGCGAAGGGACCGAAGGTTTTGGGatgatttaa